Proteins encoded by one window of Akkermansia muciniphila ATCC BAA-835:
- a CDS encoding 2-hydroxyacid dehydrogenase: MTAHSCRIAFFDAKPYDRDSFNSVNEREFHYDIRYFKGHLTPDSVPLTRGTDVACIFVNDTANREVIRNLKENGVKLLALRCAGFNNVDLKAAEEAELPVVRVPQYSPYAVAEHAVALMLSLNRKIHRAYWRTRDGNFSLHGLMGFDMNGKTAGIIGTGKIARILIRILKGFGMNILAYDLHPDQRFAEEAGITYTTLDDLYARSDIISLHCPLTPETEHLINTDSIGKMKDGVMIINTGRGKLINTEMLIDGLKSKKVGAAGLDVYEEEGEYFYEDKSDRIIDDDTLARLLSFNNVILTSHQGFFTKEALHNIAEVTLHNIRDFLESKPLINRVSLQSR, from the coding sequence ATGACCGCCCATTCCTGCCGCATTGCGTTCTTTGACGCCAAGCCCTACGACCGGGATTCCTTCAATTCTGTCAATGAACGCGAATTCCATTACGACATCCGTTACTTCAAAGGGCACCTCACTCCGGACAGCGTGCCCCTGACCCGCGGTACGGACGTAGCGTGCATTTTCGTCAATGACACGGCAAACCGGGAAGTAATACGGAACCTGAAGGAAAATGGCGTCAAATTGCTGGCTCTGCGTTGCGCCGGATTCAATAATGTGGATCTGAAAGCTGCGGAAGAAGCGGAACTGCCCGTCGTGCGGGTGCCCCAATATTCTCCCTATGCGGTGGCGGAACATGCCGTAGCCCTGATGCTTTCCCTGAACCGCAAAATACACCGCGCCTACTGGCGCACCAGGGACGGCAATTTTTCCCTTCACGGCCTGATGGGCTTTGACATGAATGGAAAAACGGCCGGCATCATCGGAACGGGAAAAATCGCCAGAATCCTCATCCGCATTCTCAAAGGCTTCGGGATGAACATCCTGGCCTATGACCTGCACCCTGACCAGCGCTTTGCGGAAGAAGCCGGCATTACGTACACCACCCTGGACGATCTGTACGCCCGGTCCGATATCATCTCCCTGCACTGTCCCCTTACTCCGGAAACGGAACACCTGATTAATACGGATTCCATTGGAAAAATGAAGGATGGAGTGATGATCATCAACACGGGACGCGGCAAGCTGATTAACACGGAAATGCTGATTGACGGCCTGAAATCAAAAAAAGTGGGAGCTGCCGGACTGGACGTGTACGAAGAAGAGGGAGAATATTTCTACGAAGACAAATCCGACAGGATTATTGATGATGATACTCTGGCTCGTCTCCTTTCCTTCAACAACGTCATCCTGACTTCCCACCAGGGCTTTTTCACGAAAGAAGCCCTGCACAATATTGCGGAAGTCACCCTGCACAACATCCGGGACTTTCTGGAAAGCAAACCTCTGATCAACCGAGTCTCGCTTCAGTCACGCTGA
- a CDS encoding acyltransferase family protein — protein MSTPAPASVLAPKPHYAALDGLRGVAAVMVVLFHMFEGSARDFQFHTDQIINHGYLSVDFFFMLSGFVIGYAYDDRWEKMNLWNFCKRRLVRLQPMVVMGMLLGGILFYFQGSEIFPNLAQTPVWKMLLVMTVGFTLLPVPVSLDVRGWSEMHPLNGPAWSLFFEYVANILYAMLIRKFTSRWLAVLVFLAGCALIHQCYTQGNNIGGWTLDAEQCRVGLTRLMFPFFGGLLLFRLCKPGRIRHGFWWCSLLLAGTLAAPHVGGAEHFRLNGLYDAFCIIVIFPVIVFLGASDIPGDISSRASRFLGNISYPLYIIHYPIVYLYLAWVHDAEVPLSRALPVAAGVLFLCIAVAYGCLKLYDEPVRAWLSKRVLKRRPPEPGA, from the coding sequence ATGAGCACTCCAGCCCCTGCCTCCGTCCTGGCTCCCAAACCGCACTACGCCGCTCTGGACGGCCTCCGCGGGGTGGCCGCCGTCATGGTGGTCCTGTTCCACATGTTTGAAGGCAGCGCCAGGGACTTCCAGTTCCATACGGACCAGATCATCAACCACGGCTACCTGTCCGTGGACTTTTTTTTCATGCTGTCCGGCTTCGTCATCGGATATGCCTATGACGACCGCTGGGAAAAAATGAACCTGTGGAACTTCTGCAAGCGGCGGCTGGTGCGCCTTCAACCCATGGTGGTCATGGGGATGCTGCTGGGGGGAATCCTCTTTTACTTCCAGGGGTCTGAAATCTTCCCGAACCTTGCGCAAACCCCCGTATGGAAAATGCTGCTGGTCATGACCGTGGGATTCACGCTGCTGCCCGTTCCCGTTTCCCTGGATGTGCGCGGATGGTCGGAAATGCACCCGCTGAACGGTCCGGCCTGGTCCCTCTTCTTCGAATACGTCGCCAATATCCTTTATGCCATGCTCATCAGAAAATTTACCAGCAGATGGCTGGCGGTCCTGGTCTTTCTGGCGGGCTGCGCCCTCATTCACCAGTGCTACACGCAGGGCAACAACATCGGCGGCTGGACTCTGGATGCGGAACAGTGCCGTGTGGGGCTTACACGGCTCATGTTCCCTTTCTTCGGCGGTCTGCTCCTGTTCCGCCTGTGCAAACCTGGACGGATCAGGCATGGTTTCTGGTGGTGCAGCCTGCTTCTGGCGGGAACCCTGGCGGCGCCCCATGTAGGAGGCGCGGAACATTTCCGCCTGAACGGCCTGTATGACGCCTTCTGCATCATTGTCATCTTTCCCGTGATAGTCTTCCTCGGAGCCAGTGACATCCCTGGAGACATCTCTTCCAGAGCCAGCCGGTTTTTGGGAAACATCTCCTATCCCCTTTATATCATCCACTATCCCATCGTATATCTCTACCTGGCCTGGGTTCACGATGCGGAAGTCCCTCTTTCCCGTGCGCTCCCCGTAGCGGCAGGCGTCTTATTCCTCTGCATTGCCGTAGCCTACGGGTGCCTGAAGCTTTATGACGAGCCCGTGCGCGCATGGCTTTCCAAACGCGTGCTGAAGCGGCGTCCTCCGGAACCCGGGGCGTAA
- a CDS encoding DHA2 family efflux MFS transporter permease subunit has translation MEKLPTSSKALRYLPFLVASAFFMQMLDATILNTAIPTIARSFNSHPLQLHSLVTAYMLTVCVLIPASGWISDKLGSRRTFLLAISVFSVGSLLCALSASVTMMTVCRVIQGIGGAFLMPVGRLVILRSYPRSMFVNVLNIVTIPALLGPLLGPVLGGIIVQYASWHWIFLINIPVGMAGLWATWKLMPDLKAVREQKFDWPGFFLFSSSAVLATMGLSSAGGITDKPRMVILTSAGGILQLLYWVLAFRSKAPIFSPALFRIRNFAIGIAGNIVCRLGGSCLPYLMPLFFQVVLGYSALQSGMSLIPLALSNLLAKTVAPRLLGKFGYRNIMVVNTFTIGSLLASFRFVGPGTHELILLGMLALLGGANSIQFTCMNTLTLIDLPNADASSGNSLLSTIMQLSIAVSIAAASLLLDSFGGHSATSGKAVETAFHATFATIGAIAAASSFIFALVDKDKGITRKRRKAA, from the coding sequence ATGGAAAAACTGCCGACATCCTCCAAAGCTCTGCGCTACCTGCCCTTTCTTGTGGCATCTGCATTCTTTATGCAGATGCTGGATGCCACCATCCTGAACACGGCCATTCCCACCATTGCCCGCAGCTTCAACAGCCATCCGCTGCAGCTCCACTCCCTGGTAACGGCCTACATGCTCACCGTCTGCGTCCTGATACCGGCCTCCGGATGGATATCCGACAAACTGGGTTCCCGCCGTACTTTCCTGCTGGCCATCTCCGTTTTTTCCGTGGGCTCCCTGCTGTGCGCCCTTTCCGCCTCCGTTACCATGATGACGGTATGCCGCGTCATCCAGGGAATAGGCGGCGCCTTCCTGATGCCCGTCGGGCGCCTTGTCATCCTGCGCTCCTATCCCCGCTCCATGTTCGTCAATGTCCTGAACATTGTAACGATTCCGGCGCTGCTGGGCCCCCTTCTGGGGCCGGTGCTGGGCGGTATCATCGTACAGTACGCTTCCTGGCACTGGATATTCCTGATCAACATCCCGGTAGGCATGGCGGGCCTGTGGGCCACCTGGAAGCTGATGCCGGACCTGAAAGCGGTCCGGGAACAGAAATTCGACTGGCCGGGTTTCTTCCTTTTCTCCTCCTCCGCCGTCCTGGCTACGATGGGCCTCTCTTCCGCAGGAGGCATAACCGATAAGCCGCGCATGGTCATCCTCACGTCTGCCGGAGGCATTCTTCAACTTCTGTACTGGGTGCTGGCGTTCCGTTCAAAAGCCCCCATCTTCAGCCCGGCCCTGTTCCGCATCAGAAACTTTGCCATCGGAATCGCCGGCAACATCGTCTGCCGCCTGGGCGGAAGCTGCCTGCCGTACCTGATGCCGCTTTTCTTCCAGGTGGTGCTTGGTTATTCCGCTCTTCAGTCCGGCATGTCCCTGATTCCGCTGGCCCTGAGCAATCTGCTGGCAAAAACGGTTGCGCCGCGTCTGCTCGGGAAATTTGGTTACCGGAACATCATGGTCGTCAATACCTTCACCATAGGATCGCTGCTGGCCTCCTTCCGCTTTGTAGGCCCCGGAACCCATGAACTTATTCTCCTGGGCATGCTCGCGTTGCTGGGCGGGGCCAACTCCATTCAGTTCACCTGCATGAACACCCTGACGCTGATTGACCTCCCCAATGCAGACGCCAGCAGCGGAAACTCCCTGCTTTCCACGATCATGCAGCTCTCCATTGCTGTCAGTATTGCCGCGGCCTCCCTGCTGCTGGACAGCTTCGGCGGCCATTCGGCTACCTCCGGAAAGGCTGTGGAAACCGCCTTTCATGCCACTTTCGCCACCATCGGCGCCATTGCCGCGGCCAGTTCCTTCATCTTCGCCCTGGTGGACAAAGACAAGGGAATCACCCGCAAACGGAGAAAAGCAGCTTGA
- a CDS encoding acyl-CoA thioesterase, which translates to MENTYRHAQLPEGRVPALRVEPMPADTNQSGEVFGGWVMSQVDLAGANTAMRYALSRYIVTRAVSSLTFEAPVLVGDVVSFYTDIIKVGRTSVTVKVEVYAERLTKLCNNIAKITEAELVYVALGEDKKPITLEESRARFAQCCSLETGDSSSCS; encoded by the coding sequence ATGGAAAATACATATCGTCATGCCCAGCTTCCGGAAGGGCGCGTTCCCGCCCTGCGCGTGGAACCAATGCCTGCGGATACCAATCAGAGCGGGGAAGTATTCGGCGGCTGGGTGATGAGCCAGGTGGACCTTGCAGGAGCCAATACCGCCATGCGCTATGCATTGAGCCGCTATATTGTGACGCGTGCGGTGAGCAGCCTGACGTTTGAAGCTCCTGTGCTGGTGGGCGATGTAGTGTCCTTTTATACGGATATTATCAAGGTGGGCCGCACCTCCGTCACCGTGAAGGTGGAGGTGTATGCGGAACGTCTGACGAAGCTTTGCAATAACATTGCCAAAATTACAGAGGCGGAGCTGGTTTATGTAGCCCTGGGGGAGGATAAGAAACCGATTACCCTGGAAGAGTCCCGCGCCCGGTTTGCGCAGTGCTGTTCTCTTGAGACGGGAGATTCCTCTTCCTGTTCCTGA
- a CDS encoding SDR family oxidoreductase has translation MSTEGTNEIQDPRGEFQQERYEKQQQKAPGLQSGMKPVPDSGEQSYHGCNRLRGRKALVTGGDSGIGRAAAIAYAREGADVALNYLPEEQSDAEEVAELIRKEGRKAVLLPGDLSDEVFCKKLVRDALEKLGGLDIMALVAGKQVAVEDIRDITTEQLTKTFEVNVFSLFWIAKEALPHLKPGTSIITCSSIQAYQPGKNLVDYASTKAAIIAFSRSLAKQVAPKGIRVNVVAPGPIWTALQVTGGQLQKDLPEFGRKTPLKRAGQPVELSGLYVFLASQESSFITAEVFGVTGGMHLA, from the coding sequence ATGAGCACAGAAGGTACTAACGAAATACAGGACCCGCGCGGTGAATTCCAACAGGAAAGATATGAAAAGCAGCAGCAGAAAGCCCCCGGACTGCAATCCGGAATGAAGCCCGTGCCGGATTCCGGGGAACAAAGCTACCATGGCTGCAACAGGCTCCGTGGACGAAAAGCCCTGGTCACAGGGGGAGACTCGGGAATAGGCCGGGCGGCGGCTATTGCCTACGCACGCGAAGGAGCCGACGTAGCCTTGAACTACCTTCCTGAAGAACAAAGCGATGCCGAAGAAGTGGCGGAACTCATCAGAAAAGAGGGCCGGAAGGCCGTCCTGCTGCCGGGGGACCTCAGCGATGAAGTCTTTTGTAAAAAACTCGTCAGGGATGCCTTGGAAAAACTTGGCGGACTGGACATCATGGCCCTGGTAGCCGGTAAACAAGTGGCGGTGGAAGATATCCGGGACATTACCACGGAACAATTAACCAAGACATTTGAAGTAAACGTGTTCTCCCTGTTCTGGATTGCCAAGGAAGCCCTTCCGCATCTCAAGCCGGGGACGAGCATCATTACCTGCTCCTCCATTCAGGCCTACCAGCCCGGCAAGAACCTGGTGGACTATGCTTCCACAAAAGCGGCCATCATTGCGTTCAGCCGCTCCCTGGCCAAGCAGGTTGCCCCCAAAGGCATCCGGGTCAACGTGGTGGCTCCCGGCCCCATCTGGACAGCCCTGCAAGTAACCGGAGGCCAGCTGCAGAAGGATCTGCCGGAATTCGGACGGAAAACGCCTCTCAAAAGGGCAGGGCAACCTGTGGAACTCTCCGGACTATACGTCTTTCTCGCCTCCCAGGAATCCAGCTTCATTACTGCGGAGGTCTTTGGCGTTACCGGCGGCATGCATCTGGCCTGA
- a CDS encoding alginate lyase family protein — protein sequence MVHGSPLNAPVITLGEKKSLFGEKAQANEYVSYALYYWPDPANPDGPYKPIDGKKNKRLRSMDDSGRMAAFISTVCSLGRQYELDRDPQAASRAGQWLKAWFIAPATRMQPHLKYAQIRPGHRTEGDGGGIIDLYRMPEFLEALTALKCSNALTAEEWKQVDAWLNQYYTWLTTSRQGRHAHTRSNNHYLFYVAQCAHLASFLGRSHEAAQWLAEAFANLDRHIAPDGSQPEELKRAEPWQYSVYTLQAWGYLVHLAERMGDKNYRYRKTPAGASIQKAVDYLLPYRANPETWPWQGSRANTPLPAIFEPEQAGRPQRKCY from the coding sequence ATGGTGCATGGCAGTCCTCTGAACGCACCCGTCATCACCCTTGGAGAGAAAAAAAGCCTGTTCGGAGAAAAAGCGCAGGCCAATGAATATGTCAGCTATGCCCTTTATTACTGGCCGGACCCCGCCAATCCGGACGGTCCTTACAAACCCATTGACGGCAAAAAGAACAAACGGCTCCGCAGCATGGACGACAGCGGCAGGATGGCCGCTTTCATCAGCACGGTCTGCAGCCTGGGACGGCAGTATGAACTCGACAGGGATCCGCAGGCCGCCTCCAGGGCCGGGCAATGGCTGAAAGCCTGGTTCATTGCTCCGGCAACCCGCATGCAGCCCCATCTGAAATATGCCCAAATTCGCCCCGGACACCGGACGGAAGGAGACGGAGGAGGCATCATCGACCTTTACCGCATGCCCGAATTCCTGGAAGCTTTGACGGCGTTGAAATGCTCCAATGCCCTAACGGCAGAGGAATGGAAGCAGGTGGACGCATGGCTGAACCAGTATTACACATGGCTGACTACCAGCAGGCAGGGCAGGCATGCACACACGCGCAGCAACAACCATTATCTGTTTTATGTGGCGCAATGCGCCCATTTGGCATCCTTCCTGGGCCGCAGCCATGAAGCGGCCCAATGGCTGGCAGAAGCCTTCGCCAACCTGGACCGCCACATCGCTCCCGACGGATCCCAGCCCGAAGAACTCAAACGGGCGGAACCCTGGCAATACAGCGTTTACACTCTTCAGGCATGGGGATACCTGGTGCATCTTGCAGAACGCATGGGCGACAAGAACTACCGTTACCGGAAAACACCCGCCGGGGCCTCCATTCAAAAAGCTGTGGACTATCTCCTGCCTTACCGCGCCAACCCTGAAACATGGCCCTGGCAAGGCTCCAGGGCAAACACTCCGCTGCCCGCCATCTTTGAACCGGAGCAGGCGGGCAGGCCACAACGGAAATGCTACTGA
- a CDS encoding thermonuclease family protein, translated as MAFAESIRGVVINVIDGDTVILLERTPEQMRTHRIQLEGIDAPEREQDGYEGAKEYLEKLIWGEAVTVRYTESDRYGRILGEIWHGKMLVNEEMVKEGWAWIYKNFSASRKLVSLERDARKAQKGIWSELNPISPWEWRAAKRKEKSKGKNTGEISY; from the coding sequence ATGGCTTTTGCTGAAAGTATCAGGGGAGTCGTGATTAACGTGATTGACGGCGACACGGTCATCCTTCTGGAAAGGACGCCTGAACAAATGCGTACGCATCGGATACAGCTTGAGGGAATTGATGCGCCGGAAAGGGAGCAGGACGGGTATGAAGGCGCCAAGGAATACCTGGAAAAGCTGATTTGGGGAGAGGCGGTTACAGTCCGGTATACCGAGAGTGACAGGTACGGCCGTATTTTAGGGGAAATATGGCATGGAAAAATGCTCGTCAACGAAGAGATGGTGAAGGAAGGATGGGCGTGGATTTATAAAAATTTTTCCGCCAGCCGGAAACTCGTTTCTCTTGAAAGGGATGCCAGAAAGGCCCAAAAAGGCATCTGGTCTGAGCTGAATCCCATATCTCCGTGGGAATGGAGAGCAGCAAAAAGAAAGGAAAAATCTAAGGGGAAAAATACTGGGGAGATTTCTTATTAA
- a CDS encoding IbrB-like domain-containing protein codes for MKTSYQSPVYKIRRVPLDQIRSNAYNPNSVAPPEMKLLYQSIKEDGYTMPIVCYKLEDGTYEIVDGFHRCQIMKTYRDIYEREGGMMPVAVIDKPLGNRMASTIRHNRARGSHNIALMTNIIQELTEAGMSDAWILKNLGMDAEELLRLKQLSGIASLFRDEEFSRAWESK; via the coding sequence ATGAAAACCTCCTATCAATCCCCCGTTTACAAAATCCGGCGCGTTCCCCTGGACCAGATACGTTCCAATGCCTATAACCCGAACAGCGTAGCTCCCCCCGAAATGAAGCTGCTCTACCAGAGCATCAAGGAGGACGGTTATACGATGCCTATCGTTTGTTATAAGCTGGAGGACGGGACCTATGAAATCGTGGACGGGTTCCACCGCTGCCAGATCATGAAGACTTACCGCGATATTTACGAACGGGAGGGTGGCATGATGCCGGTGGCCGTAATCGACAAGCCTCTTGGAAACCGCATGGCTTCCACCATCAGGCACAACCGTGCCCGGGGATCTCATAATATCGCCCTCATGACCAATATTATCCAGGAGTTGACGGAGGCAGGCATGTCGGATGCGTGGATACTCAAAAATCTGGGGATGGATGCGGAAGAATTGTTGCGCCTCAAGCAGCTCAGCGGGATTGCCTCCCTGTTCCGGGACGAGGAATTCAGCCGGGCATGGGAATCGAAATAA
- a CDS encoding phosphoadenosine phosphosulfate reductase, with protein sequence MKTYLDKNVYEAALERIAYCFQEFDNVLVSFSGGKDSGVMLNLCYRYAAEQGLLDKLSMYHLDYEAQYQMTTEYVTRTFLEQFPGIRKMWYCVPIRAQSACSLGEPYWTPWSAAQKKLWVRPMPENPYVINEKNLDVPFRHGMVDYEFQDKLSRHFAKKHGSTAVMVGLRADESLNRYAAVARGNKRTSYEGRKWITRADAVTVSAYPLYDWRVSDVWTANARFGFDYNRLYDLLYQAGLTIGQMRVASPFNDCAQESLKLYKVIDPANWARMVGRVNGVNFTGLYGGTTAMGWKTIKLPPGHTWKSYYEFLLSTMNEKTAEHYNNILERSKKYWMKGGTVDPGTADEVLAAYPLATVTGKSGRYVDRDVIQFMGYPDDMPVSNFRQVPSYKRMCICIMKNDYFCKYAGFGPTKGAIARRRAAVNKYRNIL encoded by the coding sequence GTGAAAACATATCTGGATAAAAATGTTTATGAGGCGGCTTTAGAACGCATAGCCTATTGTTTCCAAGAGTTTGACAATGTCCTGGTGTCTTTTTCGGGCGGCAAGGACAGCGGCGTCATGCTTAATCTCTGCTATCGTTACGCCGCCGAACAGGGCCTTCTGGATAAGCTGTCCATGTATCACCTTGATTATGAGGCCCAATATCAGATGACGACCGAGTATGTCACCAGAACATTTCTGGAGCAATTCCCCGGCATTCGTAAGATGTGGTACTGTGTACCGATCAGGGCCCAGTCCGCATGCTCCCTGGGGGAACCTTACTGGACGCCGTGGAGCGCCGCCCAGAAAAAACTGTGGGTGCGACCCATGCCGGAAAATCCCTATGTAATCAACGAAAAGAATCTGGACGTCCCGTTCCGGCACGGTATGGTGGACTATGAATTCCAGGATAAGCTTTCACGCCATTTTGCCAAAAAACACGGAAGTACTGCCGTCATGGTAGGGCTGCGGGCGGATGAAAGCCTCAACAGATACGCCGCCGTTGCCCGCGGCAATAAAAGGACGTCTTATGAGGGAAGGAAGTGGATTACACGGGCTGATGCCGTGACCGTCAGCGCCTACCCTCTTTATGACTGGCGCGTCAGTGACGTCTGGACGGCCAACGCCCGTTTTGGTTTTGACTATAACCGCCTTTACGATCTCCTGTACCAGGCAGGCCTTACGATCGGGCAAATGCGGGTGGCAAGCCCGTTTAATGACTGCGCCCAGGAAAGCCTGAAGCTTTACAAAGTTATTGATCCTGCCAACTGGGCGCGCATGGTCGGGCGCGTCAACGGCGTCAACTTCACAGGTTTGTACGGAGGTACGACGGCCATGGGCTGGAAAACCATCAAACTGCCGCCCGGCCATACCTGGAAGTCCTATTATGAATTCCTGCTTTCCACAATGAACGAGAAAACGGCGGAACACTACAACAACATTTTGGAGAGGTCTAAAAAGTACTGGATGAAAGGGGGTACCGTCGATCCCGGAACTGCCGATGAAGTGCTGGCCGCCTATCCTCTGGCGACCGTGACGGGAAAGTCGGGCCGTTACGTCGACCGCGACGTCATTCAGTTTATGGGCTATCCCGACGACATGCCGGTCAGCAATTTCCGGCAGGTGCCTTCCTACAAGCGCATGTGCATCTGCATCATGAAGAATGATTACTTTTGCAAGTACGCCGGGTTCGGTCCAACCAAGGGAGCGATTGCCCGGCGCCGGGCCGCCGTCAATAAATACCGCAATATTTTATGA
- the leuB gene encoding 3-isopropylmalate dehydrogenase codes for MSEHHHHIAVLAGDGIGPEVMAQALKVLDAVSGKFGFTVSRKEAFVGGAGIDHCGKALPEETIRACEEADAVLFGSVGGPKWEHLPANEQPERGALLPLRKHFGLYANLRPGVCLPALTHASPIKNELIEGGFDILCVRELTGGLYFGQPRFREREGDDEVVVDTMRYHKSEMVRIAKVAFEAARGRRKRVTSVDKANVLTNSLLWRETMIEVSKDYPDVELLHMYVDNAAMQLVRNPRQFDVLVTENLFGDILSDEMAMICGSLGMLPSASLCQGAQDNGLFFGLYEPSGGSAPDIAGKGIANPIAQILSLSMLLRYSLGEKTAADAIDSAVRRVIDQGCRTGDLATGAPGEIRVNTAEMGDAIIAAL; via the coding sequence ATGAGTGAACATCACCATCATATTGCTGTCTTGGCCGGCGACGGTATCGGTCCCGAGGTCATGGCACAGGCTCTGAAGGTTCTGGATGCCGTAAGCGGCAAGTTTGGCTTTACCGTAAGCCGCAAGGAGGCATTTGTAGGGGGTGCGGGCATTGACCACTGCGGCAAGGCTCTTCCCGAAGAAACCATTCGCGCCTGCGAAGAGGCGGACGCCGTTCTGTTCGGCTCCGTGGGCGGTCCCAAATGGGAGCATCTCCCCGCCAATGAACAACCGGAACGCGGAGCCCTGCTGCCTCTGAGAAAACATTTCGGCTTGTATGCCAACCTGCGTCCGGGCGTATGCCTTCCGGCCTTGACCCATGCCTCCCCCATCAAGAATGAACTGATTGAAGGCGGATTCGATATTTTATGTGTCCGGGAATTGACTGGCGGCCTGTATTTCGGCCAGCCCCGTTTCCGCGAACGGGAGGGAGACGACGAAGTCGTCGTGGATACCATGCGCTACCATAAAAGCGAGATGGTGCGTATCGCCAAAGTGGCGTTCGAGGCTGCGCGCGGCCGCCGTAAGCGCGTCACCAGCGTGGACAAGGCCAATGTGCTGACCAATTCCCTGCTGTGGCGCGAGACAATGATTGAAGTTTCCAAGGATTATCCCGACGTGGAATTGCTGCATATGTACGTGGACAATGCAGCCATGCAGCTGGTGCGCAATCCCCGCCAGTTCGACGTGCTGGTGACGGAAAACCTGTTCGGGGACATTCTTTCCGATGAAATGGCCATGATTTGCGGCTCCCTGGGCATGCTGCCCAGCGCCAGCCTGTGCCAAGGCGCGCAGGACAACGGCCTGTTCTTCGGCCTTTACGAACCCTCCGGAGGCTCCGCCCCGGATATTGCCGGCAAGGGCATTGCAAACCCAATCGCCCAGATTCTTTCCCTTTCCATGCTGTTGCGCTACTCCCTGGGAGAAAAAACAGCGGCAGACGCCATTGACTCCGCCGTTCGCCGCGTGATTGACCAGGGCTGCCGCACGGGCGACCTGGCTACGGGAGCTCCCGGAGAAATCCGCGTGAATACGGCGGAAATGGGTGACGCCATCATCGCCGCCCTGTAA
- a CDS encoding NAD(P)/FAD-dependent oxidoreductase has product MNILIIGQGIAGSCLAWELKRRGAEFTVADRPVAETASRVAAGLVNPLTGRAFRPGWRQEECLAAAEAFYPETERELGGSWWQKTPIFREVETEDQFEIWQERQTAPESCAYAGPLFPWPEHWEGRGKAAYTRGSAVLHVENMVTAMRRFFMEQGRFVEADVSPTDIRPDANGLFHWNGRTFSHIVWCTGWEAGLHPDMSPLKGRPSKGTILDLDLKELDWHAGILHFGHWLVHNGSFWRFGATYAWAWDAPGIPEAPAVQELMLDLVKRYSGNMDVIRARAAVRPIIRRSQPVAGPIPGLDGQFVFSGLGSKGVTTSPWSAAQLAGHLVCGTDLPPDLLPAALWK; this is encoded by the coding sequence ATGAACATCCTTATCATCGGCCAGGGAATTGCCGGAAGTTGTCTGGCGTGGGAATTGAAACGCCGCGGCGCGGAGTTTACGGTTGCAGACCGCCCCGTAGCGGAAACGGCCTCCCGGGTGGCGGCCGGATTGGTAAACCCCCTGACGGGCCGCGCCTTCCGCCCCGGATGGAGGCAGGAAGAATGCCTGGCGGCGGCAGAGGCCTTTTACCCGGAGACGGAACGGGAATTAGGCGGGTCCTGGTGGCAGAAAACTCCGATTTTCCGGGAAGTGGAGACGGAAGACCAGTTTGAAATCTGGCAGGAACGCCAGACGGCTCCGGAATCCTGCGCCTATGCCGGACCTCTTTTTCCATGGCCGGAACACTGGGAAGGCCGCGGGAAAGCCGCCTATACGCGAGGTTCCGCCGTGCTGCACGTGGAAAACATGGTCACTGCTATGCGGCGTTTTTTTATGGAACAGGGCCGTTTTGTGGAAGCGGATGTATCCCCCACAGATATCCGGCCGGATGCAAACGGTCTTTTCCATTGGAACGGTCGCACGTTTTCCCACATAGTCTGGTGTACCGGCTGGGAAGCCGGGCTTCATCCGGACATGTCTCCGCTGAAGGGGCGCCCCTCCAAAGGAACCATTCTGGACTTGGACTTGAAAGAGCTGGACTGGCATGCCGGCATCCTGCATTTCGGACACTGGCTGGTTCATAACGGTTCTTTCTGGCGCTTCGGGGCCACCTACGCGTGGGCGTGGGATGCTCCCGGCATTCCGGAAGCCCCCGCCGTCCAGGAATTGATGCTGGACCTTGTTAAACGCTATTCCGGGAACATGGACGTCATCCGCGCCCGTGCCGCCGTCCGCCCCATCATCCGCCGCAGCCAACCGGTCGCCGGTCCCATTCCCGGGCTGGACGGTCAGTTCGTCTTCTCCGGGCTGGGCAGCAAGGGGGTGACCACTTCCCCCTGGTCCGCCGCCCAGCTTGCCGGACATCTCGTGTGCGGAACGGATCTGCCGCCGGATCTGCTACCTGCCGCGCTCTGGAAATGA